The Pricia mediterranea genome includes a window with the following:
- a CDS encoding endonuclease/exonuclease/phosphatase family protein: MSNRKVQPLLQLIDSKKPDLILAMEVDSWWEEELEILESEYTYAQETINEVTYGMVLYSKYPLKEVEVDYLNNKKVPSFETTITLASGKQFNFHSIHPVPPTRFEDLPDNAGQQENALEKLGQQITDRKYPTLVAGDLNDVVWSYVDELTGTNNILFDVRVGRGIYSSYDAYNFLMRWPLDHIFVTEEFRLNKLERLPKIGSDHFPMYVELVL; this comes from the coding sequence ATGTCCAACAGAAAAGTTCAGCCCTTACTACAGTTAATCGATTCAAAAAAACCCGATTTGATTTTGGCCATGGAAGTGGATTCATGGTGGGAGGAAGAACTGGAAATTTTGGAGAGCGAATATACCTATGCCCAAGAGACCATTAATGAAGTTACCTATGGGATGGTTCTATATAGTAAGTATCCGTTAAAAGAGGTAGAAGTGGACTATTTGAACAATAAAAAAGTGCCTTCATTTGAGACTACGATTACCCTCGCTAGCGGTAAGCAGTTCAATTTCCATTCGATTCATCCAGTACCGCCTACCCGCTTTGAAGACTTGCCCGACAATGCCGGTCAGCAAGAAAATGCCCTAGAAAAATTAGGTCAGCAAATAACAGATAGAAAATACCCGACCCTGGTTGCCGGAGACCTTAACGATGTAGTTTGGTCGTATGTGGACGAATTGACGGGAACAAACAATATTCTTTTTGATGTTAGGGTCGGGCGGGGTATCTATAGCAGCTATGACGCCTATAATTTTCTGATGAGGTGGCCATTGGATCATATCTTCGTAACGGAAGAATTCCGTTTGAATAAATTGGAACGTTTGCCCAAAATAGGATCCGACCATTTCCCCATGTACGTCGAATTGGTGTTATAA
- a CDS encoding phosphotriesterase family protein, with product MKNLFEYVLIILFAIVPSDATAQIITVNGPIQPEEMGLALIHEHVMVNWIGADSTGQHRWDRNEIVGRALPYLEEVKEYGVTTFLDCTPIYLGRDPYVLKKLADRSGIQILTNTGYYGSGNNKYIPKETMNASAVEMASHWIKEFEHGIDGSGIRPGFIKISVENERNLSETHRKLIMAAGLTHLETGMTIVSHTGGDSPAMAQIKVLKELGVSPSAFVWTHAQNGTMSGYIQAADQGAWISLDNINGGTPTEPDSAGNITWFVETLLKMKALEILDHILISHDAGWYTVGEENGGNYRGYTDLFTKLIPQLEQNGFTQKDIDLVLRRNPRRAYAIQIRKE from the coding sequence ATGAAAAACCTTTTTGAATATGTATTGATCATTCTGTTTGCAATCGTGCCGTCCGATGCTACGGCACAGATTATTACCGTAAACGGACCGATCCAACCCGAGGAGATGGGCCTGGCGCTTATCCATGAACATGTCATGGTAAATTGGATCGGAGCGGACAGCACGGGGCAACACCGTTGGGACAGAAACGAAATTGTAGGGCGTGCGCTGCCCTATTTGGAGGAAGTCAAGGAATATGGCGTTACCACCTTTTTAGATTGTACCCCAATATATCTCGGCCGCGACCCTTATGTTCTAAAGAAACTGGCGGACCGGTCCGGCATCCAGATACTCACCAATACGGGTTATTATGGCTCGGGAAACAATAAATACATTCCCAAAGAGACCATGAACGCATCTGCCGTAGAAATGGCGTCACATTGGATAAAGGAGTTCGAGCACGGGATAGACGGTTCCGGTATCCGACCGGGCTTCATAAAGATATCCGTGGAAAACGAGAGAAATCTTTCCGAAACACATAGAAAACTGATAATGGCCGCGGGGCTTACACATTTGGAGACCGGCATGACCATTGTTTCCCATACGGGAGGTGATTCGCCCGCCATGGCACAGATCAAGGTACTAAAAGAATTGGGGGTGTCCCCTAGCGCATTCGTATGGACACACGCCCAGAACGGGACCATGTCCGGTTACATTCAAGCGGCCGATCAGGGAGCGTGGATATCACTGGATAATATCAACGGAGGCACTCCCACTGAACCCGATAGTGCTGGAAATATTACCTGGTTCGTCGAAACGCTCTTGAAGATGAAGGCCCTTGAAATATTAGACCATATCTTGATTTCCCATGACGCCGGATGGTACACCGTAGGAGAAGAGAACGGCGGAAACTATAGGGGGTACACCGACCTATTTACAAAGCTGATCCCGCAACTCGAACAAAACGGCTTTACACAAAAGGACATCGATTTAGTGCTTAGGCGAAATCCGAGAAGGGCATATGCCATTCAGATTAGAAAGGAATAA
- a CDS encoding Y4yA family PLP-dependent enzyme has translation MKKIHFVKGNRENGLTPIISDWMRSIMNDPDLIDGLLAKYGSPINIIHRDSFANNISDFGELFKNLGLTSQIFYARKANKCKAFVAQALRSGIGVDTASERELSQSIAMGATGKDLVLTAAIKTEPQIRLAIENGVPIILDNTDECQLVSHLASAMGREALVGFRVSGFTVEGKKRYSRFGFDVEQVASYIESTVGEGKPFENLRTVGLHFHLDGYSVLQRSVALLDCISIVKKLRAKGYPLRFIDIGGGILINYLAHKTEWQNFDARLRQSVKGESEPITFGNNGLGYELTDGNVSGKLATYPYYNETNGREFLKKILNYGDDSIQSIAEQLRNEGIEIRIEPGRSLLDQTGITIARVIHRKKDVNGQWLVGLEMNMSQMMSSSADFLLDPYLIFETPPGEDDEIEVYFTGAYCLERDVLLKRKITLPKLPEIDDKVVFVNTAGYMMHFFETQAHGFDLARNLILTDDYSPISVENFIDDNQIGGFAAN, from the coding sequence ATGAAAAAGATACATTTTGTAAAAGGTAACAGGGAAAACGGCCTGACCCCAATTATTTCCGACTGGATGAGAAGCATCATGAACGATCCGGATTTGATCGACGGTCTTCTTGCAAAGTATGGATCTCCCATCAATATCATACATCGGGACAGTTTTGCCAATAATATCTCCGATTTCGGGGAGCTGTTCAAAAATCTGGGATTGACCTCCCAAATTTTCTATGCCCGGAAAGCTAATAAGTGCAAAGCTTTTGTTGCCCAGGCCCTAAGGTCCGGCATCGGGGTCGATACGGCCAGCGAACGAGAACTCTCTCAATCCATCGCCATGGGAGCGACGGGAAAAGATTTGGTCTTGACCGCTGCCATAAAGACCGAGCCGCAGATCAGATTGGCCATAGAAAACGGTGTACCCATAATATTGGATAACACGGACGAATGTCAACTGGTAAGCCACCTCGCCTCCGCGATGGGTCGGGAAGCCCTCGTGGGTTTCCGGGTAAGCGGTTTTACGGTCGAAGGGAAAAAACGCTACAGCCGCTTCGGTTTTGATGTCGAACAGGTAGCCTCCTATATTGAATCTACGGTCGGTGAGGGCAAACCCTTCGAAAATTTACGGACGGTAGGCCTTCACTTTCATCTTGACGGTTATTCCGTTCTTCAACGGAGCGTAGCGCTATTGGATTGTATATCCATCGTCAAAAAATTGAGGGCTAAGGGCTATCCCCTTCGCTTTATCGACATCGGGGGCGGTATCTTGATCAATTATCTCGCCCATAAAACGGAATGGCAAAATTTCGATGCCCGATTAAGACAAAGTGTTAAAGGGGAATCAGAGCCAATTACTTTTGGAAACAACGGACTTGGTTACGAACTCACTGACGGCAATGTCTCGGGAAAACTCGCCACCTATCCTTACTATAACGAAACCAACGGAAGGGAGTTCCTGAAGAAAATACTGAATTACGGGGACGATAGTATACAATCTATCGCAGAACAACTTCGCAACGAAGGTATCGAAATACGCATTGAGCCTGGGCGGTCTTTGCTTGACCAAACGGGGATAACAATTGCGAGGGTAATCCATAGAAAAAAAGATGTCAACGGGCAATGGCTAGTGGGTTTGGAAATGAACATGAGCCAAATGATGAGCTCAAGCGCCGATTTTCTATTAGATCCCTATCTAATCTTCGAAACGCCACCCGGCGAGGACGATGAAATCGAGGTTTACTTTACCGGTGCCTATTGTCTAGAAAGGGATGTGCTTCTAAAACGAAAAATAACCCTGCCCAAATTGCCCGAAATCGACGATAAGGTCGTTTTCGTAAACACAGCGGGCTATATGATGCATTTCTTTGAGACCCAGGCCCATGGGTTCGACCTGGCACGGAACCTGATTCTTACGGATGATTACAGTCCGATTTCAGTCGAAAATTTCATTGATGACAACCAGATAGGAGGATTCGCAGCGAACTAA
- the sbnA gene encoding 2,3-diaminopropionate biosynthesis protein SbnA, which yields MDILKRKESVSDSILQTIGKTPLVRLHRISTERNLEVFAKLEGFNPSGSVKDRTSFNILKKALDSGELKRGHTVVESSSGNMAIGLAQACLYFGLKLIVVVDPKLNEHTAQLLRAYGAKIERVSEPFETGGFLAARLARVKELLIETENAYWSNQYGNWNNPLTHHTTMEEIFGALEGKLDYLFVATSTCGTLMGCANFVSSHGYSTKVIAVDALGSKLFGGKPGKRMIPGHGAGVDSQFMNASFIHDHIKVSDLDCVTGCWELLKSESILCGGSSGAILSAFKKYQERIPDGARSVFLMSDRGDRYLDTIYSQEWLLKNIPKVRDSLSPIGGWKADGKSAFHIAIVGLGPKGLYGLERLLAQISETGISEPVEIHLFNKNEYFGAGDIYRPDQPPYLIMNFANAKIDIRPDKAPAYIVPDLKDFRHWLAEKTSNYDSDLGMQFSSRATVGAYLSQGFDALVKAAPDYISIIRHVGEVTELLPTGPGYQLRLKDKNGMAVLHPTFQNVLLTTGHAGNRSDSGQGNRTPGNRYGAKDGNLRFANGKSSSGYKKDNNKNSIDFVYPVDEKLGEIPSSAQVGCKGIGLTFIDVALAMTEGRGGTFRCEDDDLSYIASGKEPKTIFPFSRSGLPMIPRTGRMPDTEDLRYFTPEKLKILKNPESGKFNFREDLLPEIVREFTFRYYRTAFRNYRRNLNFDPDYNRVQAQIDRFHSAHPHAHRFTFKGLCNPFDPLEEYGHRTVQGYLNKLVHEVSRAEKSPLLAAISAWHDISPLFNSIYSFGGLDPHSHEIFDFGYAGLFNRLCYGPPLQNMKKVLALIKAGIIDFSFGKSPELNIRKDGKGFELLGKGPDGDKRVSIDYLIDARIPKTSLNSKSTVLYRNLSKQGLIRPFQNKSGTDTYLPGCLALDKNGHPIGKDGSPTQNITVYGTPTEGIVYDNDTLSRRRNDFASGWAKETTDAIKNHFKIAEKSH from the coding sequence ATGGATATACTGAAACGTAAAGAATCGGTCTCCGATTCCATACTCCAAACCATTGGGAAAACGCCATTAGTGCGACTTCATCGGATTTCTACCGAACGAAATTTGGAGGTTTTTGCCAAGCTTGAGGGTTTTAACCCCAGCGGCAGCGTAAAGGACAGAACTTCTTTTAATATCCTGAAAAAAGCCCTTGATTCGGGAGAACTGAAACGGGGCCATACGGTAGTCGAATCCAGCTCGGGGAATATGGCCATCGGCCTGGCACAGGCCTGTCTTTATTTCGGATTGAAACTGATTGTAGTAGTCGACCCAAAATTGAACGAACATACGGCCCAATTACTTCGGGCCTACGGGGCCAAGATAGAACGCGTGTCGGAGCCTTTTGAAACCGGTGGATTTTTGGCCGCGCGTCTGGCACGAGTAAAGGAACTGTTGATAGAAACCGAAAACGCTTATTGGAGCAATCAATACGGCAACTGGAACAATCCGTTGACCCATCACACGACCATGGAAGAAATCTTTGGGGCCCTCGAGGGTAAGCTCGATTATTTATTCGTTGCTACCAGTACCTGCGGCACCCTGATGGGATGCGCCAATTTCGTTTCCAGCCACGGATATTCCACTAAAGTAATCGCCGTAGATGCCCTGGGCAGCAAACTGTTCGGAGGCAAACCGGGAAAACGGATGATTCCGGGCCATGGGGCGGGGGTCGACAGCCAATTTATGAATGCATCCTTTATACATGACCATATCAAGGTTAGTGATCTGGATTGCGTTACCGGGTGTTGGGAATTACTGAAATCGGAAAGTATTTTGTGTGGAGGCTCCTCTGGAGCCATACTATCGGCCTTTAAGAAGTACCAAGAACGGATTCCGGATGGTGCGCGCAGCGTTTTCTTGATGAGCGATAGGGGCGACCGTTATCTGGATACGATCTATAGCCAGGAGTGGCTTTTGAAAAACATCCCGAAAGTACGGGACAGCCTAAGCCCGATAGGTGGATGGAAAGCGGATGGGAAATCCGCGTTCCATATCGCCATCGTCGGCCTCGGGCCAAAGGGGCTATACGGACTGGAGCGATTGCTGGCCCAGATTTCCGAAACCGGCATTTCGGAACCGGTGGAAATTCATTTGTTCAACAAGAACGAATATTTCGGGGCCGGGGATATCTATAGGCCCGACCAGCCTCCCTACCTAATAATGAATTTTGCCAATGCCAAAATAGATATTCGGCCCGATAAAGCACCAGCATACATTGTACCCGACCTAAAGGATTTTCGGCACTGGCTGGCAGAAAAAACCAGTAATTACGACAGTGACCTGGGAATGCAATTCTCGTCCCGGGCAACGGTAGGTGCATACCTGTCGCAAGGTTTTGATGCTTTGGTGAAAGCTGCTCCCGATTATATCAGCATAATACGACATGTCGGAGAGGTTACGGAACTTCTTCCGACCGGTCCCGGCTACCAATTACGCTTAAAGGATAAAAATGGTATGGCTGTACTGCACCCTACCTTTCAAAATGTGCTACTGACCACGGGGCATGCGGGAAACCGATCGGACTCGGGGCAAGGCAACCGTACCCCAGGTAATAGGTACGGCGCCAAAGATGGGAATTTGAGATTTGCAAACGGCAAGTCCAGCTCTGGGTATAAAAAGGATAACAACAAAAATTCCATTGATTTTGTATATCCGGTTGATGAAAAGCTGGGCGAAATTCCCTCTTCGGCCCAGGTGGGTTGTAAGGGAATCGGACTTACTTTTATCGATGTGGCTTTGGCCATGACAGAGGGCAGGGGCGGTACCTTTCGATGTGAAGATGATGACCTGTCCTATATTGCATCGGGAAAGGAACCTAAGACCATCTTTCCCTTTTCCAGATCGGGACTGCCTATGATACCTAGGACCGGACGGATGCCCGATACAGAAGATTTACGGTATTTTACCCCTGAGAAATTGAAAATCCTGAAAAATCCGGAAAGTGGAAAATTTAATTTCAGGGAAGACCTGTTGCCCGAAATCGTACGGGAATTCACATTTCGATACTATCGGACGGCATTTCGCAATTACCGCCGCAACTTAAATTTTGATCCTGATTACAATCGGGTCCAAGCCCAGATCGATAGGTTCCATAGCGCCCATCCCCATGCCCACCGATTTACTTTTAAAGGGCTATGTAACCCCTTCGACCCGCTTGAGGAATATGGCCATCGCACGGTACAGGGTTATCTGAACAAACTGGTCCACGAAGTAAGCAGGGCAGAAAAAAGCCCCTTGTTAGCGGCCATAAGCGCATGGCACGATATAAGTCCCCTTTTCAATTCCATATATAGTTTCGGTGGCTTGGACCCACATTCGCACGAAATTTTCGATTTTGGGTACGCCGGTCTGTTCAACCGATTATGCTATGGGCCTCCATTGCAAAATATGAAGAAGGTGTTGGCGTTGATCAAGGCCGGAATCATTGATTTTTCCTTCGGAAAATCGCCAGAGCTGAATATTCGAAAAGATGGAAAGGGTTTCGAACTGCTTGGCAAAGGTCCGGACGGGGACAAACGTGTTTCAATCGATTACTTGATCGATGCCAGAATTCCAAAAACGTCCCTGAATTCCAAGAGTACGGTACTGTATCGAAATTTGTCGAAGCAGGGGCTTATACGTCCCTTTCAAAACAAAAGCGGCACTGACACCTATCTACCGGGCTGTTTGGCTTTGGATAAAAACGGTCATCCTATCGGTAAGGACGGAAGCCCCACGCAGAACATCACGGTGTACGGCACGCCCACCGAGGGTATCGTTTACGACAACGATACGCTATCGCGACGGCGGAACGATTTTGCTTCCGGTTGGGCCAAAGAAACAACAGACGCAATCAAGAATCATTTTAAAATAGCGGAAAAGAGCCATTAA
- a CDS encoding MFS transporter, translating into MENNKSTPKRYYHIIALVMLVFFVISFITNILNSIIVDVKDSFDLSLTLTGLLPFTFFIAYGIMSIPAGFLSEKYSERALLSISFLVMAVASVTFALFPGYGMFSITLFTLGCCMAVLQVIINPMLRVAGGEEHFAFNSVLAQLVFGGASFLSPYLYKYLVNRETSSEGSLSETLRGLVPENLPWASLYFVFAMIAFVLFFYVFLTKYPKFEKTEEEKAGDRSSYRDLLRNKWTILYFLGIFCYVGTEQGVGNWISQFLYQYHGLQPQTVGADTVSYFWAMLTVGCLLGLLLLKFMDSRKLLILATSITILSLILALTGSAQMALIGFPMVGFFISVMYSIIFSLALNSVKEHHGSLSGILCTGIAGGAVIPFIVGGLGEMMTLRSGMFFLLVPLAFILSIGFWAKPLVNNKTISLKKD; encoded by the coding sequence ATGGAGAATAACAAATCCACCCCCAAGCGATATTACCACATCATAGCCCTGGTAATGCTGGTGTTTTTTGTGATATCGTTTATCACGAACATCCTGAACTCGATTATTGTTGATGTCAAGGATAGTTTTGATCTCAGCCTCACATTGACGGGCCTCTTACCCTTCACTTTTTTTATTGCCTACGGAATTATGTCGATACCGGCAGGGTTTCTTTCCGAGAAATATAGCGAACGGGCATTACTATCGATATCGTTCCTGGTCATGGCGGTTGCCTCAGTCACTTTTGCGCTCTTCCCTGGGTATGGAATGTTCAGCATTACCCTGTTCACTTTAGGCTGCTGTATGGCCGTTTTGCAGGTTATCATCAACCCGATGCTTCGGGTAGCCGGTGGCGAAGAGCACTTTGCGTTCAACTCGGTTCTTGCGCAGTTAGTTTTTGGGGGGGCATCTTTCCTAAGCCCGTATCTCTACAAATATTTGGTGAACAGAGAGACTTCTTCGGAAGGATCTCTTTCCGAAACATTACGTGGGTTGGTACCGGAGAACCTCCCTTGGGCATCCCTCTATTTCGTGTTTGCAATGATAGCTTTTGTCTTATTTTTCTATGTCTTTCTGACCAAGTATCCCAAATTCGAAAAAACCGAAGAGGAAAAAGCCGGCGATCGTAGTTCATATCGTGACCTTTTGAGGAACAAATGGACCATTCTATACTTTTTAGGGATTTTTTGCTACGTAGGTACCGAGCAGGGTGTCGGGAATTGGATTTCTCAATTCCTGTACCAGTACCACGGCCTGCAACCGCAGACCGTGGGGGCGGATACGGTCTCGTATTTTTGGGCCATGTTGACCGTAGGCTGCCTTCTAGGTTTGCTGCTATTGAAATTCATGGACAGCCGTAAGCTATTGATCCTGGCAACCTCCATCACTATTCTAAGCCTTATACTGGCCCTGACCGGTTCGGCACAGATGGCCTTGATCGGATTTCCCATGGTGGGGTTCTTTATCTCGGTAATGTATTCCATTATTTTTTCATTGGCGCTCAATTCGGTAAAGGAACACCACGGCTCATTGTCCGGAATTTTGTGTACAGGCATCGCAGGAGGAGCGGTGATTCCCTTCATCGTTGGCGGCCTGGGCGAAATGATGACCTTAAGATCAGGGATGTTCTTTTTATTGGTGCCCTTGGCCTTTATCCTAAGCATAGGCTTCTGGGCCAAACCTTTGGTAAACAATAAAACGATAAGCTTGAAAAAGGACTGA
- a CDS encoding Gfo/Idh/MocA family protein, with protein MKNPSTPSAGRRQFIRNTTAAVGGFVILPRYVLGGKGYTAPSDKVNIGIVGAGGQGQSNVRNLLQLDDVQITSVTDPGRYWDLNQFYYKSIAGREPVSEMIESHYRKKGGNKLVRQYKRFSEMMDREKDIDAILCATPDHTHAFITIAALKAGLHVFCEKPMAHNIWETRMVRKVVQETGLATQMGNVGHSRDGMRSLVEYLQDGAIGTVREIHAWVPAGRWTPGITGLPQNTSPLPYDFDWKEWLGPSPFRPYNDLFSPVTWRDFWIYGCGALGDFGCHDMDAPFWAFDLSSPSEVQIYPAGQSNSEITPYGEAGTYHFPERKGQVALKLHWYSGGLKPDWNPHLPPDYKFGGRSAMYVGDKGVIITDGGDRFPQIYPETLRQSYKPPVERIPRSEGHHRDWVDAIKNGGQSSANLDYGSRLTELTLLGVMSLRLNGARIQWDVKNMKVNGLPEAESIVKEPSTEEWDISKIM; from the coding sequence ATGAAGAATCCAAGTACGCCTTCTGCCGGCCGACGACAATTTATCCGAAACACAACAGCCGCAGTAGGAGGTTTTGTGATACTTCCCAGGTATGTCCTTGGAGGTAAAGGATATACCGCACCCAGTGACAAAGTAAACATCGGCATTGTCGGAGCAGGGGGTCAAGGGCAGAGTAATGTCCGTAATTTACTTCAGTTGGACGACGTACAGATTACCTCGGTCACAGACCCGGGTCGTTACTGGGATTTGAATCAATTCTATTACAAGTCCATTGCCGGTCGGGAACCGGTCAGTGAAATGATCGAAAGTCATTATAGGAAAAAAGGTGGGAACAAATTGGTTCGTCAATACAAACGATTCAGTGAAATGATGGATAGGGAAAAAGATATCGATGCCATTCTTTGCGCTACCCCAGACCATACCCATGCCTTCATCACCATCGCTGCTCTTAAAGCAGGACTGCATGTTTTTTGCGAAAAACCCATGGCCCACAATATATGGGAAACAAGAATGGTACGTAAGGTAGTACAGGAAACGGGACTCGCCACTCAGATGGGCAACGTGGGACATAGTCGGGACGGCATGCGTTCATTGGTAGAATATCTGCAGGATGGTGCTATCGGAACAGTACGTGAAATACATGCGTGGGTTCCTGCAGGTCGTTGGACCCCGGGCATTACAGGTCTTCCTCAAAATACCAGTCCACTTCCTTATGATTTTGATTGGAAGGAATGGTTGGGACCGTCACCATTTCGGCCCTATAACGATCTTTTTTCGCCTGTCACCTGGCGGGATTTTTGGATATATGGTTGCGGTGCATTGGGAGACTTTGGATGTCATGATATGGATGCACCATTTTGGGCCTTCGATCTATCGAGCCCGTCCGAGGTTCAGATTTACCCTGCCGGACAAAGTAATAGTGAAATTACTCCTTATGGAGAGGCCGGCACTTATCATTTTCCTGAAAGGAAGGGCCAAGTTGCACTCAAATTACACTGGTATTCCGGAGGTTTAAAACCGGATTGGAATCCCCATTTACCACCGGATTATAAATTCGGGGGGAGGAGCGCCATGTACGTCGGCGATAAAGGGGTTATTATCACCGATGGCGGTGATCGTTTTCCTCAGATATACCCCGAAACCTTGAGACAATCCTATAAACCTCCCGTAGAGCGGATTCCGCGATCGGAAGGTCATCATCGCGACTGGGTAGATGCCATCAAAAACGGTGGGCAATCCAGTGCCAATCTTGATTATGGAAGTCGGCTTACCGAACTAACCCTGCTGGGGGTAATGTCTCTTCGCCTGAATGGTGCTCGGATACAGTGGGATGTCAAAAATATGAAAGTCAATGGACTTCCGGAAGCAGAATCGATTGTTAAGGAGCCATCCACCGAAGAATGGGATATTTCTAAGATTATGTAA
- a CDS encoding SMP-30/gluconolactonase/LRE family protein — translation MKNSLSFVTYDHMSSLMTKVLFLLMLIPVVAVHAQIQFPVNVGEKPESITKGFNGNYFVTVMNGNEEGDGEVVEISENGVRVFATGFDEPKGIAFLNGHLYFSDVTRIWKVDKNGNASLFVKKENFPEKVLYLNDVSSDADDNGIYVADMGDTQYMRDENGNLWPLGSEQAQQIPQVGRIYHIDLDGTVTIAQDASPLMTNPNGVGVDNDGHIMVGAFFQGNFLVTRNGQLTPLKGRFRGADAVEQDGTGDYYVSSWIQGKVWKIDGKTEEATVLIDDLKSAADFYLEEEKDRLLLPDMMEGMIYAVDIKKSN, via the coding sequence ATGAAAAATTCCTTGTCCTTCGTAACTTATGATCATATGAGCTCTTTAATGACCAAAGTGCTATTTCTGCTAATGTTAATCCCAGTCGTAGCGGTACACGCCCAGATTCAATTTCCGGTGAACGTGGGCGAAAAACCCGAAAGCATCACCAAAGGATTCAACGGCAATTACTTTGTTACCGTAATGAACGGTAATGAAGAAGGTGACGGGGAGGTGGTCGAAATCTCGGAGAACGGGGTACGGGTTTTTGCCACCGGCTTTGACGAACCTAAAGGAATTGCCTTTTTAAACGGACATCTATATTTCTCGGATGTGACCCGCATCTGGAAAGTAGATAAGAACGGTAATGCTAGCCTATTTGTGAAAAAAGAAAACTTTCCGGAAAAGGTTCTATATCTGAACGACGTATCATCGGATGCCGATGACAATGGGATTTATGTGGCGGATATGGGGGACACCCAGTACATGCGGGACGAAAACGGCAACTTGTGGCCTTTAGGTAGTGAACAGGCCCAACAGATACCCCAAGTCGGTCGCATTTACCATATTGACCTGGACGGCACCGTTACTATTGCACAGGATGCTTCCCCGCTGATGACCAATCCGAACGGCGTGGGGGTTGATAACGACGGCCATATTATGGTCGGGGCTTTTTTTCAAGGTAATTTTTTGGTGACCCGCAATGGCCAACTGACTCCTTTAAAGGGCAGATTCAGAGGTGCGGACGCCGTGGAGCAAGACGGCACAGGCGATTATTATGTCAGCAGCTGGATTCAGGGCAAGGTATGGAAGATAGATGGCAAGACCGAAGAAGCTACCGTGCTCATCGACGACCTAAAATCTGCCGCGGATTTTTACTTGGAGGAGGAAAAAGACCGTCTGCTTCTCCCCGATATGATGGAAGGGATGATTTATGCCGTGGATATAAAAAAGTCAAATTAG